The following proteins are encoded in a genomic region of Triticum dicoccoides isolate Atlit2015 ecotype Zavitan chromosome 1B, WEW_v2.0, whole genome shotgun sequence:
- the LOC119343251 gene encoding lipase-like, producing MARFILGLVELGVSAAVHLLFGFYVFSTAVAADISQAAAASGCPLLRRPPPAAGLVDVAAAAEEDDRRGVVLDGSPPPIVLVHGIFGFGKGRLGRMSYFAGAEKKDDRVLVPDLGSLTSIHDRARELFYYLKGGQVDYGVEHSQVYGHTRFGRIYDTGHYPVWDEQNPVHFVGHSAGAQVVRVLHQMLAEKAFPGHDTSEDWVLSLTSLSGALNGTTRTYYDGMLAEDGRSMKSICLLQLCRLGVIVYDWLDIPWLKNYYNFGFDHFEMSWRKVGFSGLVDLLLGNTGPFSSGDWILPDLTIQGSLKINSTIKTFPNTFYFSYATKRTRKLFGITVPSSVLGVHPMLFLRVLQMCMWRHPQNAPLPYKGYRDEDWEDNDGALNTISMTHPRIPIEHPNRLVVDDSDCNPLQPGIWYHKIIEGDHILFIVNRERAGVQFDLLYDGIFERCRKHAFRKSPPTMPNEASQ from the exons ATGGCGAGGTTCATCCTGGGCCTGGTGGAGCTCGGGGTCAGCGCAGCCGTGCACCTGCTCTTCGGCTTCTACGTCTTCAGCACGGCCGTCGCGGCGGACATCTCGCAGGCCGCCGCCGCGTCCGGGTGCCCGCTGCTGCGCCGCCCGCCCCCGGCCGCGGGGCTCGTCGACGTCGCCGCCGCGGCCGAGGAGGACGACCGCAGGGGCGTCGTGCTCGACGGCTCGCCGCCGCCCATCGTCCTCGTCCACGGCATATTCGGCTTCGGCAAGGGG AGGCTCGGCAGGATGTCCTACTTCGCCGGCGCCGAGAAGAAGGACGACCGCGTGCTCGTGCCGGATTTGGGGTCGCTCACCAGCATCCATGacag GGCGCGGGAGCTGTTCTACTACCTCAAGGGGGGACAGGTGGACTACGGCGTGGAGCACAGCCAGGTTTATGGCCACACGCGCTTCGGGAGGATCTATGACACCG GGCATTATCCGGTGTGGGACGAGCAGAACCCGGTGCACTTTGTGGGGCACTCGGCCGGCGCGCAGGTTGTGAGGGTGCTGCATCAGATGCTCGCTGAGAAG GCTTTCCCTGGGCATGATACTTCTGAAGACTGGGTTCTGAGCCTTACTTCCTTGTCAGGCGCGCTTAATGGAACCACACGGACTTACTACGACGGCATGCT GGCTGAAGATGGGAGATCCATGAAATCGATTTGTCTTCTTCAGCTCTGCCGGCTTGGAGTCATTGTCTATGATTGGCTGGACATTCCTTGGCTGAAGAATTACTACAATTTCGGTTTTGATCACTTTGAAATGTCATGGAGGAAAGTTGGTTTTTCTGGTTTAGTTGATCTCCTGCTAGGGAATACTGGGCCGTTTTCCTCGGGAGACTGGATTCTCCCTGACCTCACAATTCAAGGATCTCTAAAAATTAACTCTACCATCAAGACCTTTCCCAATACATTCTACTTCAGTTATGCTACAAAGAGAACTAGGAAGCTATTTGGAATTACAGTACCATCAAGCGTCCTTGGAGTTCACCCCATGCTCTTTCTCAGAGTTCTCCAGATGTGTATGTGGCGGCACCCTCAAAACGCACCTCTACCTTACAAAGGATACAG GGATgaagattgggaagataatgatgggGCTTTGAACACAATCTCCATGACGCACCCTCGCATTCCCATAGAGCATCCTAACCGTTTGGTAGTGGATGATTCTGACTGCAATCCTTTGCAACCTGGGATATG GTATCACAAGATCATTGAGGGTGATCACATTCTTTTCATTGTAAATCGGGAAAGAGCTGGAGTGCAGTTTGATTTGCTGTATGATGGCATTTTCGAGCGCTGCAGAAAGCATGCATTTAGGAAGAGCCCCCCTACCATGCCAAACGAAGCAAGTCAATAG